The region GTAGCCTTCGTCGGCGATCGCGATGACCTCGGCGTCCAGGGCCGGATCGTCGATCCCGATCGCCTCCACGCCGACCTGCTGCAGCTGCCGGTACCGCCCGGCCTGCGGGCGCTCGTACCGGAAGAACGCGCCGCTGTAGTACAGCTTCACCGGCAGCTGACCGCGGTCCAGACCGTGCTCGATGACCGAGCGCATCACGCCCGCGGTGCCCTCCGGGCGCAACGTCACGGACCGGCCGCCGCGGTCGGCAAAGGTGTACATCTCCTTGGTGACGACGTCGGTGGACTCCCCGACGCCGCGGGCGAACAGCGTGGTGTCCTCGAACACCGGCAGCTCGATGTAGCCGTAGCCGGCTCGTCGCGCCGCGTCGGCGAGGGTGTCGCGGACCGCCAGGAAGCCCGCCGACTCCGGCGGGTAGTACTCCGGGATGCCCTTGGGTGCGGTGAACGTGCTCATGGGTGGTGGTTCAGTCCTCGTCAGGAAATGGCGTCGGAAGCCGGCAGGCCCTGCAGGAACGGGTTGCCCGCGCGTTCGCGCCCGATGGTGGTGGTCGGTCCGTGGCCCGGTAGCACGACGGTCTCGTCGTCCAGCGGCAGCACCTTGGTGCTCAGCGACTCAAGCATCCGGCCGTGGTCGCCGCCGGGCAGATCGGTGCGCCCGATGGCGCCGGCGAAGAGGGTGTCGCCGGACAGCAACAGCCGTCCACCCTCGTCGGTCCCGACGCCGAACAGCACCGATCCGCCGGTATGGCCCGGGGTGTGCGTGACGTCGAAGCTCAGCCCGGCCAGTTCCAGCTCGTCCCCGCCGGCGAGATCGTGGACATCGGTGGGCGCGTCCATCACCGGTCCGTCGCCGAACAGCTGCCGGCCGGCCGGGCCGAGCGCGGCTCCAGGGTCGTCGAGCATGAACCTGTCGGCCGGGTGGATATAGGCGGGCACGCCGTGCGCGGCGCACACCTGACCGGCGGAGAAGACGTGGTCGAAGTGCCCGTGGGTGAGCAGCACCGCGGCGGGCACGAGCCGGTGCTTGCGCAACTGTTCGTCCAGTGGCTGCACGGCGTCCTGGCCGGGATCCACGACGACGCAGGGTTCGCCTTCCCCGCGCGCGAGCACGTAGCAGTTCGCCTGCAGCGGTCCTACCGGGAACCCGAGGACAAGCACGAAGTGCGACCTTTCGTTGGGGCGGCACCCGAGGATGACGGGTCAGGACCCTAGATTATCGTCCCGCCCACGTGCGCCTTCGCGCGCCGCACGCACGATGCGCAGGCTCTCAGAAACCGTCCGCGACCGACCCCATAAACTCCCCGCGACGACATCAGGTTGCCGAATCGGGGAGGGAGCAGGTGCCCAGCAACGAGCAGCGGCGCCAGGCGGCCAAGCGGAAGCTCGAACGCCAACTGCAGCGCCGTGCCGAGCAGGCCAAACGACGCCGGGTGATTACCGCCAGCGCGACGATCGTCGTGGTGATCGCGGTCGTTGGCGGCGTCTTCTACTTCACCCGCAACGGCAGCGACAGCGCGCGGCAGCAAGCCCCGCAGGCGCAGGCCGGCACCGGCGGGCCGTGCGCTTACGCCAAGACCGGCGAACCAGCCGCGAAACCCGTCGACGTGCCCCCAGATCCCACACCCACCCCGGCCAACGGCACCGAGAACCTCACGTTCCGGACGAGTCAGGGCGCGATTCCCGTGACGCTGGACCACGCGAAGGCCCCGTGCACTGTGCAGAGCTTCGACCACCTCGTGCGGGCGGGGTACTTCGACAGCACCGATTGCCACCGGCTGACCACCGGTGAGGGCCTGAAGGTGTTGCAATGCGGCGACCCCAGCGGAACCGGCTCTGGCGGCCCCGGATATTCGATCAAGGACGAACCGCCTGCGGGCCTGGCACCCGCGCCCAGCCCGTACGACCAGGGTGGCTCGGTGGTCTACCCGCGGGGCACGCTGGCAATGGCCAAGTCCAGCCAGCCCAACAGCGGGGGCAGCCAGTTCTTCATGGTTTATCAGGACTCCTACCTGCCGCCGAATTACACGGTGTTCGGCACTGTCAGCCCGGAAGGCTTGGCCGTGCTCGACAAGGTCGCCGCTGCTGGGGTGCAGCCCGTCAACGGTCAAGACGACGGAAGCCCCAAATTGCCGGTGAAGATCGAGAGCGCAGCCGCACCGGCTTGAGCCATTCGAAAATTGGGCCCTGCGGTGTCACAGCAGCCGCAGGGCCCATCGATTTCCGAAGAGAGCGACCGCCGGGCAACCCGGCTCAGGCCGCGGACGTCACGCGGTAGACGTCGTAGACGCCTTCGATGTTGCGGACCGCCTTGAGGACATGGCCCAGGTGCTTCGGATCGCCCATCTCGAAGGAGAAGCGACTGACCGCCACTCGATCCTTCGAGGTCGTCACCGAGGCCGAGAGGATGTTGACCCGTTCGTCGGCCAGCACCTTGGTCACGTCGGAGAGCAGCCGATGCCGATCGAGGGCCTCCACCTGGATCGCGACCAGGAACACCGACGACGCCGAAGGTGCCCAGTACACCTCGACCAAGCGCTCCGGCGTGCTGCGCAGGTCGTCGGCGTTGGTGCAGTCGGTGCGGTGCACGCTGACCCAACCGCCGCGGGTCACGAAGCCCAGGATCTCGTCACCGGGTACCGGCGTGCAGCACCGGGCCAGCTTCGCCCACACGTCACCGGCATCCTTCACCACGACACCGGAGTCACCGCTGCTGCGCCGCTTGCCGCGCAGCGTCGTCGACGGCGTCGAGCGTTCCGCGATCTCGTCGGCGGCCTGTTCAGGGCCGCCGATGAAGGCCACCAGCCGCTGCACCAGATGCTGCGCCGACAGCTGCTTCTC is a window of Saccharopolyspora phatthalungensis DNA encoding:
- a CDS encoding MBL fold metallo-hydrolase, giving the protein MLVLGFPVGPLQANCYVLARGEGEPCVVVDPGQDAVQPLDEQLRKHRLVPAAVLLTHGHFDHVFSAGQVCAAHGVPAYIHPADRFMLDDPGAALGPAGRQLFGDGPVMDAPTDVHDLAGGDELELAGLSFDVTHTPGHTGGSVLFGVGTDEGGRLLLSGDTLFAGAIGRTDLPGGDHGRMLESLSTKVLPLDDETVVLPGHGPTTTIGRERAGNPFLQGLPASDAIS
- a CDS encoding peptidylprolyl isomerase → MPSNEQRRQAAKRKLERQLQRRAEQAKRRRVITASATIVVVIAVVGGVFYFTRNGSDSARQQAPQAQAGTGGPCAYAKTGEPAAKPVDVPPDPTPTPANGTENLTFRTSQGAIPVTLDHAKAPCTVQSFDHLVRAGYFDSTDCHRLTTGEGLKVLQCGDPSGTGSGGPGYSIKDEPPAGLAPAPSPYDQGGSVVYPRGTLAMAKSSQPNSGGSQFFMVYQDSYLPPNYTVFGTVSPEGLAVLDKVAAAGVQPVNGQDDGSPKLPVKIESAAAPA